A window from Longibacter salinarum encodes these proteins:
- the pfkA gene encoding 6-phosphofructokinase: MQDIQHIGVYTSGGDAPGMNACLRSTVRTALSNDLEVTGIRRGYEGMIEDDFVEMDRRSVSNIVQTGGTILKSARSKEFRTEAGRARAAENLKANGIDALVAIGGDGTFRGASKLQQEHGISIVGCPGTIDNDLFGTDATIGYDTALNTAIQNIDRIRDTADAHNRLFLIEVMGRDAGFIALNCGIGGGAELVLIPETITEMDMIKERILSLMSAQRRSTIVVVAEGDELGGARGIEQALREDPSFDDIDLRSAILGHTQRGGSPTASDRVLASRLGVAAVEALLDGHTDVMVGMVNGETKLTPLRNVYSRKKSIDYDLLKLTQILS; this comes from the coding sequence ATGCAAGACATCCAGCACATTGGCGTTTACACGAGCGGTGGAGATGCCCCCGGCATGAATGCCTGCCTCCGTTCGACCGTCCGCACCGCCCTGTCCAACGACCTCGAAGTCACCGGCATCCGCAGGGGCTACGAGGGAATGATCGAGGACGACTTCGTGGAAATGGACCGACGCTCGGTGTCGAACATCGTACAAACCGGCGGAACGATCCTGAAGAGCGCTCGCTCGAAAGAATTCAGAACGGAAGCAGGGCGCGCCCGCGCAGCTGAAAACCTCAAGGCGAACGGAATCGACGCACTCGTCGCCATTGGTGGTGACGGTACATTTCGTGGGGCATCGAAGTTGCAACAAGAACACGGGATCTCAATCGTTGGCTGCCCGGGGACGATCGACAACGACCTGTTCGGTACCGATGCGACCATCGGATACGACACGGCGCTGAACACGGCGATCCAGAATATCGATCGCATCCGTGATACCGCCGATGCACATAACCGCCTCTTCCTGATCGAGGTCATGGGCCGGGATGCCGGCTTTATCGCACTGAACTGCGGCATTGGGGGCGGGGCCGAGCTCGTGCTCATCCCGGAGACGATCACGGAAATGGACATGATCAAAGAGCGGATTCTGTCGCTGATGTCGGCGCAGCGCCGCTCTACGATCGTCGTTGTCGCCGAGGGAGACGAACTTGGCGGGGCTCGTGGAATCGAGCAAGCCCTTCGCGAGGATCCGTCGTTTGACGACATCGACCTTCGCTCGGCCATCCTGGGGCACACGCAGCGCGGAGGCTCCCCGACGGCCAGTGACCGCGTTCTCGCGAGCCGCCTCGGCGTCGCCGCGGTCGAAGCCCTGCTGGACGGCCATACCGACGTTATGGTCGGCATGGTCAACGGAGAAACGAAGCTGACTCCGCTCCGCAATGTCTACAGCCGGAAGAAATCGATCGACTACGATCTCCTGAAGCTGACGCAGATTCTGAGCTAA
- the ubiE gene encoding bifunctional demethylmenaquinone methyltransferase/2-methoxy-6-polyprenyl-1,4-benzoquinol methylase UbiE — translation MSQQSPPIGEVEGKAEHVEQMFDTIAPKYDLLNRVLSLGIDQYWRWRALRQLADEKVTKLLDVATGTADVAIMAERILQPRKTLGVDISAEMLRYGREKLDRMGLSNRIELVQGDAEAIPADDGYFDAAVVAFGVRNFENLDAGLRGMARALRPGGSLVVLEFSRPRAFPIKQLYALYSKHVLPRIGGAMSSDASAYQYLPESVAAFPDGPDFLNRMEAAGFRETSWTPLTFGIASIYKGTLPAS, via the coding sequence ATGTCGCAGCAATCCCCGCCCATTGGCGAAGTCGAGGGAAAAGCGGAGCACGTCGAACAGATGTTCGACACCATCGCTCCAAAGTATGACCTCCTCAACCGGGTACTCAGTCTCGGCATCGATCAATACTGGCGCTGGCGTGCCCTTCGCCAACTCGCTGATGAGAAGGTGACAAAACTGCTCGATGTCGCCACGGGAACGGCGGACGTGGCGATCATGGCGGAACGTATCCTCCAGCCCCGTAAGACACTGGGAGTGGATATTTCCGCAGAGATGCTCCGCTATGGTCGTGAAAAGCTCGACCGAATGGGTCTATCGAACCGGATCGAGCTCGTCCAGGGCGATGCGGAGGCGATCCCGGCCGACGACGGTTATTTCGACGCAGCTGTGGTTGCGTTCGGTGTCCGAAACTTCGAAAACCTTGACGCCGGGCTGCGCGGCATGGCCCGTGCTCTGCGTCCGGGAGGCTCGCTCGTCGTTCTCGAGTTCAGCCGTCCGCGCGCCTTCCCGATCAAGCAGCTGTACGCGCTCTACTCGAAGCACGTCCTCCCTCGCATTGGCGGGGCGATGAGTTCCGACGCCAGCGCCTACCAGTACCTCCCTGAGTCTGTCGCTGCATTCCCCGACGGTCCCGACTTTCTAAACCGTATGGAAGCGGCCGGCTTCCGCGAAACGTCGTGGACGCCTCTCACCTTCGGCATCGCGTCCATTTACAAGGGAACCCTTCCCGCATCGTAA
- the prmA gene encoding 50S ribosomal protein L11 methyltransferase encodes MGTIELRISVAPEHYDAIVAELETSAVGFLTGSDALHAFMPAEAWSDDHTQSLLAWLHERKWEVDINTSFHPDTNWNEKWEATIQPIRAGQFLIRPTWSEPVEDADVPHELIVDPKMSFGTGYHQSTRLVLRLLTEAIEPGDTVLDVGAGTGILSIAACRLGADHCIAVDIDPNAVENAPENARLNECEQQIDVRKGSMDVVSESGFDVILANINRNVLLDLMPQFAEASAPGARLILAGLLKRDKDVITDRANECGYTIDEIRSENEWIGLRLRLQERA; translated from the coding sequence GTGGGTACTATCGAACTTCGTATTTCCGTCGCTCCCGAACATTACGACGCCATCGTGGCCGAACTGGAAACCAGTGCGGTCGGCTTCCTCACGGGTAGCGACGCTCTTCATGCCTTCATGCCAGCAGAAGCCTGGTCTGACGATCACACCCAGTCGCTGCTGGCCTGGCTCCACGAGCGGAAGTGGGAGGTCGACATCAACACGAGCTTCCACCCCGATACGAACTGGAACGAGAAGTGGGAGGCGACCATCCAGCCCATCCGCGCCGGGCAGTTTCTGATTCGCCCCACATGGTCGGAGCCGGTGGAGGATGCCGATGTGCCGCACGAGTTGATCGTCGATCCGAAGATGAGCTTCGGGACAGGCTATCACCAAAGCACACGTCTCGTGCTACGCCTTCTCACTGAAGCGATTGAGCCCGGCGACACCGTACTCGATGTCGGTGCGGGAACTGGCATCCTATCGATTGCTGCATGCCGCCTTGGCGCAGACCATTGCATTGCGGTCGATATCGACCCGAACGCGGTCGAGAACGCTCCGGAAAATGCACGCCTCAATGAGTGCGAGCAGCAGATCGACGTGCGCAAAGGATCGATGGACGTCGTCTCCGAATCGGGGTTTGACGTCATCCTCGCGAACATCAACCGAAACGTTCTCCTCGATCTTATGCCGCAATTTGCCGAGGCGAGCGCACCGGGCGCACGACTCATCCTTGCCGGCTTACTCAAGCGCGACAAGGACGTTATCACCGACCGCGCCAATGAGTGCGGCTATACCATCGACGAGATCCGCTCGGAGAATGAGTGGATCGGCCTGCGACTCCGACTCCAGGAACGCGCCTAA
- a CDS encoding exopolyphosphatase, which produces MRIAAIDVGTNTAQLLIADVTGKRIERLHVAERFVRLGEGVDATGRISKAALRRLGDVLRDHRSVAEAHEVDQFVVCATSASRDATNRDEVIRFVRDETGLPYEILSGEEEATWSFAAATAPFRDVHAGCLVVDVGGGSTELVAGTNPSGHTPNAERSISARVSLNIGCIRLTERCFTSQPPAPNDISFARNAIDSALEHATLIASSRNDGALTVIGTAGTASALALVDTGPDSTIDPLNGSPHTLTSERVRHWREDVLRRSPEEVLALHPKAMEHRATVFPVGVMILDAVLEQTGASVLHVSPYELRHGLILRHLASA; this is translated from the coding sequence ATGCGCATCGCGGCCATCGATGTCGGCACCAACACGGCACAGCTTCTCATTGCCGACGTGACCGGCAAGCGAATCGAGAGACTTCACGTCGCTGAGCGATTCGTACGACTGGGCGAGGGCGTCGATGCCACCGGGCGAATCAGCAAGGCGGCTCTCAGGCGACTCGGCGATGTCCTTCGGGACCATCGCTCTGTGGCCGAAGCACACGAGGTGGATCAATTTGTCGTGTGTGCCACGTCCGCCTCTCGCGACGCCACCAATCGGGACGAGGTGATCCGATTCGTCCGCGATGAAACCGGCCTGCCGTACGAAATTTTGTCTGGAGAGGAAGAAGCGACGTGGAGCTTTGCCGCTGCGACGGCTCCCTTTCGCGATGTTCACGCCGGCTGCCTCGTGGTCGACGTCGGCGGCGGCTCCACCGAACTCGTCGCCGGCACCAACCCGTCTGGCCACACCCCGAACGCAGAGCGCTCGATCTCGGCCCGCGTCAGCCTCAACATCGGCTGTATTCGCCTCACCGAGCGCTGCTTCACCTCTCAGCCTCCCGCACCGAACGATATAAGCTTCGCGCGGAACGCCATCGACTCCGCACTGGAGCATGCGACGCTCATCGCCTCCTCCCGGAATGATGGTGCCCTGACCGTGATCGGCACCGCGGGAACCGCAAGCGCGCTTGCTCTCGTCGATACCGGCCCCGACAGCACGATCGATCCATTGAACGGGTCTCCGCACACGCTTACGAGCGAACGCGTCCGGCACTGGCGCGAGGACGTCCTGCGCAGATCGCCCGAAGAGGTACTTGCCCTTCACCCCAAGGCGATGGAGCACCGAGCAACCGTCTTTCCCGTCGGCGTGATGATCCTGGATGCCGTGCTGGAGCAGACAGGAGCCTCTGTCCTTCATGTCAGCCCGTATGAACTGCGCCACGGCCTTATTCTCCGCCATCTCGCGTCTGCGTAG
- a CDS encoding Mrp/NBP35 family ATP-binding protein, with the protein MAVRSEQILQALKKVIEPKRDQNIVRLDMVRNLQVDGNTVSFTVVVKDPGSAFEKQVQEACRRVIHEEVDRDLNVDVELDNEMISLGDDITVGDASGEKSQQKSGGVLNTIAVASGKGGVGKSTVAANLALALADEGYNVALVDTDIYGPSVPKMMGMEGEKPRVNDERKIVPLEQHGIKLLSMGFMVDPEKAVVWRGPMVTKAVRQFLGDVHWGDIDYMILDLPPGTGDVQLTIVQTIPLTGAIIVSTPQEVALADAKKGVAMFDNVDVPVLGIVENMAYFTPPDLPDRKYYLFGRGGAQDLARELDTPFLGEVPIEQIVRESGDDGLPVVRSHPDSASADAFRTLADRTVEQVSIRNAQKDPTQKVEILYR; encoded by the coding sequence ATGGCCGTACGTAGCGAACAGATTCTCCAGGCTCTCAAGAAGGTCATCGAGCCCAAGCGCGACCAGAACATTGTGCGCCTCGACATGGTGCGCAATCTGCAGGTCGACGGCAATACCGTATCCTTTACGGTTGTCGTCAAAGACCCCGGATCGGCGTTCGAAAAACAGGTCCAGGAGGCGTGTCGACGCGTGATCCACGAGGAGGTCGACCGGGATTTGAACGTCGACGTGGAGCTAGACAACGAAATGATCTCGCTCGGTGACGACATCACCGTTGGCGATGCCAGCGGGGAAAAAAGCCAGCAGAAGAGTGGCGGTGTGCTGAACACCATTGCGGTGGCAAGTGGCAAAGGCGGTGTTGGAAAAAGCACCGTTGCCGCGAACCTCGCTCTTGCGCTCGCAGACGAGGGATACAACGTCGCCCTCGTTGATACCGACATCTACGGCCCATCCGTGCCCAAAATGATGGGCATGGAAGGGGAAAAACCGCGCGTCAATGACGAGCGAAAGATCGTTCCGCTGGAGCAGCACGGGATCAAGCTTCTGTCGATGGGCTTCATGGTCGACCCGGAGAAAGCCGTTGTCTGGCGCGGCCCGATGGTGACCAAAGCCGTCCGCCAGTTCCTCGGGGACGTGCACTGGGGCGACATCGACTATATGATCCTCGACCTGCCCCCGGGAACGGGCGACGTGCAGCTGACGATCGTCCAGACGATCCCGCTCACGGGCGCCATCATCGTTTCGACGCCTCAAGAAGTGGCCCTCGCGGATGCGAAAAAGGGCGTGGCGATGTTCGACAACGTCGACGTCCCGGTCCTCGGCATCGTCGAAAACATGGCGTACTTTACGCCACCGGATCTCCCGGACCGGAAATACTACCTGTTCGGCCGGGGCGGAGCACAGGACCTCGCCCGCGAACTCGATACGCCCTTCCTCGGCGAAGTACCGATCGAACAGATCGTTCGCGAAAGTGGCGATGACGGTCTTCCCGTCGTACGTTCACACCCAGATAGCGCATCGGCGGACGCCTTCCGAACGCTCGCCGATCGGACCGTCGAACAGGTTTCGATTCGCAACGCGCAAAAGGACCCGACGCAGAAAGTCGAGATCCTCTACCGCTGA
- a CDS encoding NifU family protein, which produces MTDSVSPTASDPNTDPELRDQIEEALDTIRPYLMADGGSVRLLNITSDYVVELELLGACGSCPMSTMTLRAGIEQTLKRSVPEITRVEAVNATATP; this is translated from the coding sequence ATGACCGACTCTGTGTCCCCTACCGCCTCCGATCCGAACACCGACCCGGAGCTGCGCGACCAGATTGAAGAAGCTCTCGATACCATCCGGCCCTATCTGATGGCCGATGGCGGATCCGTGCGGCTTCTCAACATCACGTCCGACTACGTGGTGGAGCTGGAACTGCTCGGCGCCTGCGGATCGTGCCCGATGAGCACGATGACGCTCCGCGCTGGAATTGAGCAGACGCTGAAGCGCTCCGTGCCGGAAATCACGCGTGTGGAAGCTGTCAACGCGACGGCCACGCCGTAA
- a CDS encoding outer membrane beta-barrel protein, whose translation MTEPSATSPLASRLLRRVLAFVLLVLLSATSAFAQREITLRPGAGGMILTQPDNLDVYLGSGTNLGLDLGIQVLPKTLPGLQFVLGTEFDRFTTNESDLLLYFEDRISNDTDEIKDGTLEIYSWRAAFRYTIVNADIASKPYFTAGAGIYHSVFQPATFLDATGDVLGEPLPNGDIILLTGAERIETHLGYTLGIGVDFDINETYGFFVEGRYVIITNGDYGNAPTTLRTISEPQSTRYYPIRFGATIRLASFGN comes from the coding sequence ATGACCGAGCCCTCTGCTACTTCGCCGTTAGCGTCTCGTCTACTCCGGCGAGTCCTCGCTTTTGTCCTGTTGGTTTTGCTGAGCGCGACATCTGCCTTTGCTCAGCGGGAAATAACCCTTCGCCCGGGAGCCGGCGGGATGATTCTTACGCAGCCGGATAACCTCGACGTGTACCTCGGCTCCGGCACGAATCTTGGCCTCGATCTCGGAATCCAGGTTCTCCCGAAGACGTTGCCCGGGCTGCAGTTCGTTCTGGGAACCGAGTTCGATCGATTTACGACGAACGAGTCGGATCTACTCCTGTACTTCGAGGACCGGATCAGTAATGATACGGACGAGATCAAAGACGGGACTCTGGAGATCTACAGCTGGCGGGCAGCATTCCGCTATACCATCGTGAATGCCGATATTGCATCGAAGCCCTACTTCACAGCCGGTGCCGGCATATATCACTCCGTTTTCCAACCCGCCACGTTTCTGGATGCAACGGGCGACGTGCTAGGCGAGCCACTGCCCAATGGCGACATCATCTTACTGACGGGAGCGGAACGCATCGAGACCCACCTCGGCTACACGCTCGGCATCGGCGTCGATTTCGACATTAACGAGACGTACGGGTTCTTTGTCGAAGGGCGCTACGTCATCATCACGAATGGTGATTACGGCAACGCTCCAACAACGTTGAGGACCATCTCGGAGCCGCAGTCGACCCGATACTATCCTATTCGCTTCGGCGCGACGATTCGACTGGCGAGCTTCGGCAACTGA
- a CDS encoding tetratricopeptide repeat protein, with translation MRVQKCVASFAYITLFMLINALSIYGQSDQGQAAQAATEARYEESRDHFTHGEYAEAIQAAEAAVQALKKEPVADTTRYVKWAHLLGRSQQRLGSHPAAISVLEPAYKVSRAASLARLLSESFMQQARYEKARSLYRELHRADSTDRNVRIQLARLAMQGRDWFEAAHHFEALLRADSTNGEWHAHLARCHEAMSKPESALEHLRSAHRLRPQDASIALQLSSRLRSLGALQDAVDVIDRTLDETPADARLWRRRADLSFAQSSLHTAETAYQQTLAYGDSSATVYRRLGIVQAGQARHADALENLNAALQRDSTSARTRLYLGISYRHLDSLDQSARVLREAIAVVADGPITNVYMELAQTENARDRLPASLDAYRMAKRLQPDRSEILFRLAQLYDENYLDKSTAARYYRHFLSATTLPPTDTLVVYAQDRLDALVPILHMQSGRKADSSGR, from the coding sequence ATGCGAGTCCAGAAGTGTGTCGCTAGCTTCGCCTACATTACATTGTTCATGTTGATCAATGCTTTGTCAATCTACGGACAGTCTGATCAGGGGCAGGCAGCACAGGCGGCGACCGAGGCGCGGTACGAAGAGTCGCGGGACCACTTCACGCATGGAGAGTACGCGGAGGCAATTCAGGCGGCAGAAGCGGCAGTACAGGCATTGAAGAAAGAGCCGGTGGCAGACACGACTCGGTACGTCAAGTGGGCTCATCTGCTGGGACGGTCCCAGCAGCGTCTCGGATCGCATCCTGCAGCGATATCGGTGTTGGAGCCTGCGTACAAGGTGTCTCGGGCTGCCTCACTCGCCCGATTGCTGAGCGAGAGTTTCATGCAGCAGGCACGATATGAGAAGGCACGGTCGCTGTATCGTGAACTCCATCGCGCCGACTCCACGGATCGCAATGTGCGCATACAGCTGGCGCGCCTTGCGATGCAGGGGCGAGACTGGTTCGAGGCGGCGCATCACTTTGAGGCGCTACTTCGTGCTGACTCGACGAACGGGGAGTGGCATGCGCATCTGGCTCGGTGTCACGAGGCGATGTCGAAACCGGAGTCCGCGTTGGAGCACCTGCGGTCCGCGCATCGACTCCGCCCGCAGGACGCGAGCATCGCTCTACAGTTGAGTAGCAGGCTTCGGTCGCTTGGGGCGTTGCAGGATGCTGTAGATGTGATCGACCGCACACTCGACGAAACGCCTGCGGACGCGAGGCTCTGGCGGCGTCGTGCGGATCTGTCGTTTGCACAGAGCTCGCTACATACCGCCGAGACAGCGTATCAGCAGACCCTCGCATACGGCGATTCATCGGCAACTGTCTACCGCCGGCTGGGGATTGTACAGGCGGGACAGGCCCGCCACGCGGATGCGCTCGAGAACCTCAATGCCGCTCTACAGCGAGACAGCACCTCTGCACGCACGCGGCTCTATCTCGGCATCTCGTATCGCCATCTCGACAGTCTCGATCAGTCCGCCCGTGTTCTCCGAGAAGCGATTGCTGTGGTCGCGGATGGGCCCATCACGAACGTCTACATGGAACTGGCTCAAACAGAGAATGCGCGCGATCGCTTACCGGCTTCATTGGACGCGTATCGAATGGCGAAGCGACTTCAGCCCGACCGATCCGAGATTCTTTTTCGTCTTGCGCAGCTGTACGATGAAAACTATCTAGACAAGTCCACTGCGGCACGCTATTACCGGCACTTTTTGTCTGCCACAACACTTCCCCCGACCGACACGCTCGTCGTGTATGCCCAGGACCGTCTGGATGCGCTCGTCCCGATTCTCCACATGCAGTCCGGTCGGAAAGCAGATTCGTCCGGGCGATAG
- a CDS encoding flotillin domain-containing protein gives MNGFDPGMTTILVLGLLGVVVVFLVVFSMVSKFFHKAEAGQALVKTGFGLSRPSVSLSSAFAIPVLHNVDTLDLTVKTVRIMRRKHESLSCADGIRAEVEVDFYIKINAVQEDIQHVADTIGCGRASNTEILRELFEAKFADALKTAGAKLQFDQLYHNRRAFRDEVLKALGQEGEQEIILNGYKLDDVAIQYLEQLPLEMHNEDNVLDARGRKEIAERTSSEVEQANDRLRQKEVTIAEQNREARLRQLTIEQDIKEKEATQKREIAEAQSTEEARTRKTKAEQEQIAEEARIAKERRISVAEEERQQEIENAQIRRARAVSLAEEEKQEEIESAKVRRERVVALAEEEKQEDIEIARINREAAEAEAEKSKLAKLEETAMQEAEYAKADEQKETVRAVERATRQKRIETIEAEQEAAVEREARQVEADVEAYEIRTVAQANLEGAKLDAEAAEEKSLAIKTVGLAEAEVRKAELEAENLINQRVIMANALNELVPQMPELVEKLMLPAEKIDSIRILNVNGTEGMPGLQGGGPGGDGAAGSNSSNMAGDLLGTVMNVGLLMPVIREVMQGLQGNAETERLMDSLRDIPGGEALLRTAGVEESSGYNAEEGSEAGGRGAHSSAPPERPDGNA, from the coding sequence ATGAATGGTTTCGATCCCGGCATGACGACGATCCTCGTCCTGGGTTTGCTCGGCGTTGTCGTTGTGTTCCTCGTTGTGTTTAGCATGGTGAGCAAGTTCTTTCATAAAGCCGAGGCCGGTCAGGCACTCGTCAAAACCGGATTCGGCCTGAGCCGTCCGTCGGTTTCGCTGAGCTCCGCGTTTGCGATCCCGGTACTCCACAACGTCGACACGCTCGACCTTACGGTGAAGACCGTTCGCATCATGCGCCGAAAACATGAGAGTTTGTCCTGCGCTGACGGGATCCGTGCGGAGGTAGAGGTCGATTTCTACATCAAGATCAACGCGGTGCAGGAAGACATCCAGCATGTCGCCGACACAATCGGATGTGGGCGGGCGTCCAACACCGAGATTCTTCGTGAGCTGTTCGAGGCAAAATTCGCTGATGCGCTCAAGACGGCGGGTGCGAAGCTGCAGTTCGATCAGCTGTATCACAACCGGCGCGCGTTTCGAGACGAGGTGCTGAAAGCGCTCGGGCAGGAAGGCGAGCAAGAGATCATCCTGAATGGTTATAAACTGGATGATGTCGCCATCCAGTATCTCGAGCAGCTCCCGCTGGAGATGCATAATGAGGACAACGTCCTCGATGCTCGCGGTCGGAAAGAGATTGCAGAGCGCACCTCATCGGAGGTTGAGCAGGCCAACGATCGACTGCGTCAGAAGGAGGTGACGATCGCCGAGCAGAACCGCGAAGCTCGACTCCGTCAGCTTACGATCGAGCAGGACATTAAGGAAAAGGAGGCGACGCAGAAGCGCGAAATTGCCGAGGCGCAGTCCACGGAGGAGGCGAGGACGCGCAAGACGAAGGCCGAGCAGGAACAAATCGCCGAAGAAGCCCGCATTGCCAAAGAGCGGCGCATTAGCGTCGCGGAGGAGGAACGGCAGCAGGAGATTGAGAACGCACAGATCCGTCGTGCGCGTGCGGTCTCGCTTGCGGAGGAGGAGAAGCAAGAGGAAATCGAAAGCGCCAAGGTTCGCCGCGAACGTGTCGTTGCCCTGGCTGAAGAGGAGAAGCAGGAAGACATCGAGATTGCGCGCATCAATCGTGAGGCAGCTGAGGCAGAAGCCGAGAAGTCCAAGCTTGCGAAGCTGGAAGAGACGGCGATGCAGGAGGCCGAATACGCCAAGGCAGACGAGCAGAAGGAAACTGTTCGTGCCGTGGAGCGCGCCACGCGTCAGAAACGGATCGAAACGATTGAAGCTGAACAGGAAGCGGCCGTGGAGAGAGAAGCGCGTCAGGTTGAGGCCGACGTCGAAGCGTACGAGATTCGGACAGTGGCGCAGGCCAACCTCGAAGGTGCCAAGCTCGACGCCGAGGCGGCAGAAGAGAAGTCGCTCGCCATCAAGACCGTCGGTTTGGCCGAAGCGGAGGTCCGCAAGGCCGAACTCGAGGCGGAAAACCTTATCAACCAGCGCGTCATCATGGCCAACGCGCTCAACGAGCTGGTTCCGCAGATGCCGGAGCTCGTGGAGAAACTCATGCTACCGGCCGAGAAGATCGACAGTATCCGGATCCTCAACGTGAACGGGACAGAAGGAATGCCGGGCCTCCAGGGCGGCGGTCCGGGCGGCGATGGAGCCGCAGGAAGCAATTCCAGCAACATGGCCGGTGACCTGCTCGGGACCGTCATGAACGTCGGTCTCCTGATGCCGGTGATCCGTGAGGTCATGCAGGGATTGCAGGGCAATGCGGAAACAGAGCGACTCATGGATTCCCTGCGAGATATTCCGGGCGGGGAAGCGCTACTGCGGACGGCTGGCGTAGAAGAGTCATCTGGATACAACGCAGAAGAAGGGAGCGAAGCCGGAGGACGCGGTGCCCACTCATCGGCTCCGCCGGAGCGACCCGACGGAAACGCGTAG
- a CDS encoding OB-fold-containig protein — MDLSILFEPARLIFTIPMLVSFAFGALALVGLFDFDGLDLDLDADADVDLDAGVDIDADVDLDADLDADADAGNSGGSFLQLLGLGYVPITLSIVLLGFTFGWTGHLLTSLFGSSVAATVGSGLATTGVLAVPAVVAAVGITAPLSRLFAPLFRDYGKATQTHELVGKTAVLTTGSVSPSFGSASVRVPGRGPIDISVRVDPSDVEKADALKYGERVLIYDYDSDKGVYFVAPHASEDR, encoded by the coding sequence ATGGATCTTTCGATCCTGTTTGAGCCCGCACGGCTCATTTTTACCATCCCCATGCTCGTCAGCTTTGCATTCGGCGCCCTGGCGCTTGTCGGGCTGTTCGACTTCGACGGTCTCGATCTCGACCTTGACGCCGATGCAGACGTGGATTTGGATGCGGGTGTGGACATTGATGCTGACGTCGACCTGGATGCAGATCTCGATGCCGACGCGGATGCTGGAAACAGCGGGGGAAGTTTTTTGCAGCTTCTGGGGCTCGGCTACGTGCCCATTACCCTGTCGATCGTGTTGCTTGGCTTCACCTTCGGGTGGACCGGCCATTTGCTGACGAGTCTGTTTGGCTCATCCGTCGCAGCCACGGTCGGCAGCGGGCTCGCGACAACGGGGGTACTAGCCGTCCCGGCTGTTGTCGCAGCCGTCGGGATCACGGCGCCTCTATCTCGCCTTTTTGCGCCCCTCTTTCGCGATTACGGGAAAGCGACGCAGACACACGAGCTCGTTGGAAAGACCGCCGTGCTGACGACAGGAAGCGTGAGTCCATCCTTCGGCTCTGCCTCCGTTCGTGTCCCTGGCCGTGGGCCGATTGACATCTCCGTGCGCGTCGACCCCTCGGATGTGGAGAAGGCTGACGCGTTGAAGTATGGTGAGCGAGTTCTCATCTACGATTACGACTCGGACAAGGGCGTCTACTTTGTCGCTCCCCACGCATCCGAAGACCGTTAG